A segment of the Frankineae bacterium MT45 genome:
CGACTGATCGAGCGGCGACAGGATCAAGCAGTGACAGGATCAAGCGATGGAGGTCGCGATCATCGGGGTGCCGACCAGTGCCGGCGCCCACCATGCCGGTCAGGAGAAGGCTCCGAACGCACTACGTCACCATGGGTTGGTCGAGCGCCTGCGGGCGGCGGGAGTTGAGGTCACCGATCTCGGGGATGTCGAAGGGGCAACCTGGGCGCCCGATAACCCGGACGCCGAGGTACGCAACCTGGATGCGGTGGTCGCGGTGGCGATCCGGGTGGCCGACGCAGTGGCGGCCGCACAGACCGCCGGCCGGGTACTACTAGTGGTCGGAGGCGACTGCACGATCACCGTCGGCGTGGTCGCCGGCCTGCAGCGGGTACTCGACGGCGTCCGGGTCGCGTACTTCGACGGCGACGCCGACCTGGTCTCACCGCGGCGCTCCCACAGCGGCATCCTCGACGCAACCGGGGTCGCCCACCTGCTCGGCATCGCTGACACCGCGCTGGGCCAGATCGGACCGCGTTTCCTTATGCTCGGCCCCGGCGAACTCACCCTGCTCGGCTACGACCCCTCCGACGCCGACAGCGTGGACCAGAGCGCCTTCTCCGATCGTCCGTGGCTGGTGCACGCAACCGACGCCCAGGTGCGTGAGGACCCGACCGGCTGCGCCCAGCGCGCCCTCGCCGCGATCGGGCTCTCGACCGGCCACCCGGCACACTCAGCCGCACTCGTCGTCCACTTCGACGTCGATGCGGTGGACTCCGGCGATCTAGCCCTGGCCGACTATCCGCACTACGGAACTGGGGTGCCGCTGGAGGTCGCCGGCGCGGTTCTGGAGCGGCTCCTCGCCACCCCCGATCTTGCG
Coding sequences within it:
- a CDS encoding arginase, yielding MEVAIIGVPTSAGAHHAGQEKAPNALRHHGLVERLRAAGVEVTDLGDVEGATWAPDNPDAEVRNLDAVVAVAIRVADAVAAAQTAGRVLLVVGGDCTITVGVVAGLQRVLDGVRVAYFDGDADLVSPRRSHSGILDATGVAHLLGIADTALGQIGPRFLMLGPGELTLLGYDPSDADSVDQSAFSDRPWLVHATDAQVREDPTGCAQRALAAIGLSTGHPAHSAALVVHFDVDAVDSGDLALADYPHYGTGVPLEVAGAVLERLLATPDLAALVLTEVNPTHDPSGGLLDRYLETVATALGRALSGANTGA